A stretch of the Rhodanobacteraceae bacterium genome encodes the following:
- a CDS encoding ComF family protein: protein MPWLAPLARLIERFSDLLLAPACVLCGVEAAGSRLCADCVALLEHSGTACARCAEPLPVATPLCGKCLKRAPAFDAAWAGFIYRAPFDHLVQRLKFNDALSVGRALAPIWSAALRSRLDAHSAEMPQALIPIPLHRSRLRQRGYNQALELARELGVALQLPVLPQALLRQRATAPMPGLDLIARRRNIRGAFAVGKARLPARVALIDDVMTSGATLNEAAKTLKRAGVERVEVWVLARRP from the coding sequence ATGCCCTGGCTTGCTCCTCTCGCCCGCCTGATCGAACGCTTCAGCGACCTGCTGCTGGCGCCGGCTTGTGTGCTCTGTGGTGTGGAAGCGGCGGGGTCTCGGCTGTGTGCGGACTGCGTGGCGCTGCTGGAGCACAGCGGTACGGCCTGCGCGCGTTGCGCGGAGCCCTTGCCGGTGGCCACACCGCTGTGCGGCAAGTGCCTGAAACGGGCGCCGGCCTTTGATGCTGCCTGGGCGGGTTTCATCTATCGCGCGCCTTTCGATCATCTGGTGCAGCGACTGAAATTCAACGACGCCTTGTCCGTGGGCCGGGCGCTGGCGCCGATCTGGAGTGCCGCACTGCGCTCGCGCCTTGACGCGCATTCTGCGGAGATGCCGCAGGCGCTGATCCCGATTCCCCTGCACCGCTCACGGCTGCGTCAGCGCGGCTACAACCAAGCGCTGGAACTGGCCCGGGAACTCGGGGTTGCCCTGCAGTTGCCGGTGTTGCCGCAGGCGCTGCTGCGCCAGCGAGCCACTGCACCCATGCCCGGACTCGATCTGATCGCACGTCGGCGCAACATCCGCGGCGCCTTTGCCGTGGGCAAGGCCCGCCTGCCCGCGCGCGTGGCCCTGATCGATGATGTGATGACCAGCGGCGCGACCTTGAACGAGGCCGCGAAGACGCTGAAACGCGCCGGCGTGGAGCGGGTCGAGGTCTGGGTGCTGGCGCGCAGGCCGTAG
- the bioB gene encoding biotin synthase BioB, producing MSSIRHDWTREELAALFDLPLLDLVHQAASVHRQHFDPREVQISTLLSIKTGACPEDCAYCPQSAHFKTGLEVERLLPLATVREHAAQAKAAGATRFCMGAAWRSPRDKDLDAVIEMVEAVRELGLETCVTAGMLRGDQARRLADAGLDYYNHNLDTSPEYYGEIISTRTFDDRLQTLGAVRDAGMKVCCGGIVGMNEARSDRVGLLQALATLPRHPESVPINQLVRVAGTPLGDAAELDAFEFVRTIAVARIAMPASVVRLSAGREQMSAELQALCFLAGANSIFYGERLLTTGNPEVEADRTLFERLGLVGLGVAPGEATAPAAACGERPEHCS from the coding sequence ATGAGCAGCATTCGCCACGACTGGACCCGCGAGGAGTTGGCCGCCCTGTTCGACCTGCCGCTGCTGGATCTGGTGCACCAGGCCGCCAGCGTGCATCGGCAGCATTTCGATCCGCGCGAGGTGCAGATCTCGACGCTGCTCTCGATCAAGACCGGCGCCTGCCCGGAGGACTGCGCCTATTGTCCGCAGAGTGCGCACTTCAAGACCGGGCTGGAGGTTGAACGCTTGTTGCCGCTAGCGACCGTGCGCGAGCATGCGGCGCAGGCCAAGGCCGCGGGAGCCACGCGCTTCTGCATGGGCGCGGCCTGGCGCAGCCCGCGCGACAAGGATCTGGATGCGGTCATCGAGATGGTCGAGGCGGTGCGCGAGCTGGGTCTGGAAACCTGCGTCACCGCCGGCATGCTGCGTGGCGATCAGGCCCGCAGGCTGGCCGATGCCGGGCTCGACTACTACAACCACAATCTGGACACCAGCCCGGAGTACTACGGCGAGATCATCAGCACCCGCACCTTCGATGATCGTCTGCAGACACTGGGCGCGGTGCGCGATGCCGGCATGAAGGTCTGCTGTGGTGGCATCGTCGGCATGAACGAGGCGCGCAGCGACCGGGTCGGTCTGCTGCAGGCGCTGGCCACGCTGCCACGGCACCCGGAGTCGGTGCCAATCAACCAGCTGGTACGGGTCGCCGGCACGCCCCTGGGTGATGCCGCCGAGCTCGATGCCTTCGAGTTCGTGCGCACCATCGCCGTGGCCCGCATCGCCATGCCGGCCTCGGTGGTTCGGCTGTCGGCCGGTCGCGAGCAGATGAGCGCCGAGCTGCAGGCCCTGTGCTTTCTCGCCGGTGCCAATTCGATCTTCTACGGCGAGCGCCTGCTGACCACCGGCAACCCGGAGGTCGAGGCCGACCGCACGTTGTTCGAGCGTCTGGGGCTGGTGGGGCTCGGTGTCGCACCGGGCGAGGCCACTGCACCTGCAGCTGCGTGCGGCGAACGCCCCGAACACTGCAGCTGA
- a CDS encoding class I SAM-dependent methyltransferase, producing MSALMLTLAACQSSEAPQQAAAPAPAPATEPAPAPAPATPPMAASSPEFLAKLDAVIAGPQRDPANAARDGFRHPRQTLEFFGLNSGQRVIEITPGGGWYTEILAPALKDEGSYVAAIINPESVSNERAKEYYAKSNQGFRDKLAGNAEAYGSAEVLEFDMSAPNFGEDRSADLVVTFRNVHNWVGNDSVQGMFQGFYNVLKPGGVLGVVEHRAAADDTRELKDVAKTGYFPEAMVIEMAEKAGFKLAEKSEINANPADTKDHPNGVWTLPPGLNMKDVPEADQAKYQAMGESDRMTLKFVKPAE from the coding sequence ATGTCCGCCCTGATGCTCACGCTGGCGGCTTGCCAGTCCTCCGAAGCGCCGCAGCAGGCCGCTGCGCCGGCACCGGCTCCGGCCACGGAACCGGCTCCTGCACCGGCACCGGCGACACCACCCATGGCGGCGTCCTCTCCCGAGTTCCTGGCGAAACTGGACGCGGTGATCGCCGGTCCGCAGCGCGATCCAGCCAACGCCGCCCGCGACGGTTTCCGCCACCCGCGCCAGACCCTGGAGTTCTTCGGGCTGAACAGCGGTCAGCGTGTGATCGAAATCACCCCGGGCGGCGGCTGGTACACCGAAATCCTGGCCCCGGCGCTGAAGGATGAGGGCAGCTACGTCGCCGCCATCATCAATCCCGAGAGCGTGAGCAACGAGCGCGCCAAGGAGTATTACGCCAAGAGCAACCAGGGTTTCCGCGACAAGCTGGCCGGCAATGCCGAGGCCTATGGCAGCGCCGAGGTTCTGGAGTTCGACATGAGCGCGCCGAATTTTGGCGAAGACCGCTCGGCCGATCTGGTCGTGACCTTCCGCAATGTCCACAACTGGGTGGGCAATGATTCGGTGCAGGGCATGTTCCAGGGCTTCTACAACGTGCTCAAGCCGGGCGGCGTACTTGGCGTGGTGGAGCACCGAGCAGCGGCTGACGATACCCGCGAGCTCAAGGACGTTGCCAAGACGGGTTATTTCCCGGAAGCGATGGTCATCGAGATGGCGGAGAAAGCAGGATTCAAGCTGGCAGAAAAGAGCGAGATCAATGCCAACCCGGCCGACACCAAGGATCACCCCAATGGTGTCTGGACTCTGCCGCCGGGCCTGAACATGAAGGACGTTCCGGAAGCCGACCAGGCCAAGTACCAGGCCATGGGCGAGTCCGACCGCATGACCCTGAAGTTCGTCAAGCCGGCGGAGTAA